Below is a window of Bos indicus isolate NIAB-ARS_2022 breed Sahiwal x Tharparkar chromosome 19, NIAB-ARS_B.indTharparkar_mat_pri_1.0, whole genome shotgun sequence DNA.
TGAATCTGAGGGCAAGGTGGATCTTGAGCCTGTCTGCCTGAGTCTGCCCCGTCTCCACCCACGTGTGGCTCCACCCCTGGTCTCCAGGGCGAGGTCCTGCCACCTGCCCTTGCCACACATCTGCTCACCTTGTCCAGCAGGTGTGTGCACCAGGAGTTGACCCTGGTCACCAGCTCATCCTCGCGATTGTCAATCTTTAGGAGGTGGATGTCATGCGAGGCCCCAACTGCGTTAACTATCGTGTCTTTGTCAACGAAGAGctgggaaggaaagagtgggtGAAGGGCCTGGATCCACCCTGAGCGCAGAGCTGCTGAGCcggtggggagaggggctgaggTCTCTGGGGGTGGAGGCGGAGCCTGCTCTGTGTCCCTACTTTCTTGCTGTTGGCCCAGCAGTGCCAGTGACAGGGCAAGGGCCCCCGGGCAGCAGGGCAGTCCCCGTGGGGAGCGTGCCCTTCCCCCAAAGAAGATAGGACCAGCCCTGTGACTTCACCAAGGTTCTCAAGTCCAACTTGCCTGAAACCTGCCATCAGGTGGGAAATGTGAGGCCAGCCAGGGGTCTCGGGGCTGCTCTGAGGACAGAAGGTGCCATACGCCAATGGGTCTCTGCAGCTCTCATGTCAACCCAGTAGGCCTGGGCTCCTGCCTTCATGTTCCCACCCGGTTCCCCACTGTGGATGACACTGTGGGTCGGtcccccgcacccccaccccaggcctggctGGAGGTCCCCGGAGCGGCCAGACAGAACCCCGCAGTGCTTCTCCAGTAACTAGAGGGAATCTCAGACCTTAACCTCCTTTGTAGTCACTGCGTCTTAGAAAGTGCCAGAACCCCCACTTTGGGAAAGCAGGCTGTCCCAAACCCAAAAGGTTTCAACCAACCTGTCAGTTGAAACCACTTAGTGGTCAGGAGCTCCTCTTTAGTGGGGCCGCTCTGAGTGCTTTACTTGTTAGCCTGTCACCTGCCTATCTCCTCTTCTGCAGGTGCGAAATTAACGCTCCCAGAGGGGTTCAAGCTTTCCGGGGGGCGGGCCCCACGATGCCACCGCCCACCGGGCTCGGGCTCCGCCCACTGGGCTCTAGCCCCGCCCCCCGCAATCACCGAGCGCACGTCGTCCGGCAGGTCCTCGTCCATCTCGCCCTTGACTATCTTCTCCAGGATGTTGATGGCGATCTCCAGGAGCTTCTCGTGGTGGTGGTTCTCCAGGTCCCGGCACTGCGCCATCGTGCAGCCGGAGTTAAGCCAAGGCCGGGCCAAGCAGGCTGGAGCACCCTCCCCTGCACTGGCCCAGCTTGTCCTCCCCTTACGGGCCCTCCAAGCCCTCCGGCTCCCTCCACACCCCTTGGGGTCCCTTCTGGTTCCCTCCCCCACAGCCCTTTGTCCCCGCTGCTTGCAGCTCTCACTCTCCGTTGTATCCTAAAGGCCTCCTCTCAGAATCACTTCTCCCCATCCTCTTCTGCCCCCTGAGCCGGAAAAGTCCTCCCCATCTCTCCAGCTGATCCCTCTGGTCCACCCTCTGGTCCTCACTTAGTGGACTCTCCCTCAGGGAGGGTCCCGACCTCCGCTCAGCTGCTGCCATCTCTCTGACAGcaggattggggtcaggaggacaGGGGTGAACTTCAGGGCCCTGAGTTCAGGTGACAAAAGGCCGGGCATGCCCCACATGTCAGCCCCTAACCTGACATTGATCTGCTTACAGATGACTTGTCAGTGGCATCAGCATAGAGGTTGCCTACCCCTGGGCCCAGCACCTGCAGCATGGGCTGGTCCGGGGGGAGGATTCTGGGGTGTGGTCTCCAGGTGAGGTCACTCCTGAGAGAACAGATGGCCAGGACTCGTGCTGCAGGCAGCAGCCTGTGGAGCAACCCGCTATCTGGATTTCTGCTCTAACAAGGCGCCTTTGTGCTGGGGGTCAGGAAACACTCCTTAAACGTTCCAGAGGGTTGGCAAACCTCCACCTCTTGAAGGTGGGCTTCCTTCCTCGGTGAGAATGGGAGGTTTTACAACCCCAGTTTCAAAGGTGGAGATGCCCATTAAGCAGGGTCCTGTTTAATCTCACCTTGGTGGAGATACAGATCTTCCTGTAAGTCAAACGGGGCATAGGCAGTTCTGGTAAAAGTGAAGTCTGATTATAAAGTGCTGGCTTTTTACTCTCTGCCAGTGTGTCTAGGGCTCTGGTGGAGGGAGTAGGCATGGGAACCCACAGGGGGCCACCTGGAAGAGACCCCACTTATTTTCATCTTTCGTAAGCAGTGCAGAAGCTCTACCCTCTGTGTCTTTGGTTTAGAATGTGGGCGCCTCCCCGTGGGTCTGGTGGTGGGCACCATGTTGCGGGCagaagcccctggcccacagTGCCTCCCTGGAGGGTCCTCAAGGAAAGGATATAGGCTCTGGACGTTCTCCACAAAGAGTCCCACCAGGTCGATGATGTTCCTTTCAAACATGTTTATAGTCTCCTGGAAATGATAAAGAACACGTTGTGTTTAGACGTGAACTctgcacagacttggacacgactgaagcgacttagcagcagcagcagcagccgctgaCTTCACGCCAGAGCCACAGTGCTGCTTACGGCTTACCGGGTCGTGACCCAAGACCTTGAAACCGCCTGGCCTCACAGGGGGTGGTGACCACCTTCCCTCAGCTGTCACCCTTCAGCCTGTTCTCTCGCTCACCCCTCAGTCTCAGGGCTTTAGTGGGTGCCTTCTCCAGGCCTTAGCCTGTGCTGTCTCTCTGctcgccccccacccctcctcaaGTATGCACACACAGAACTCTCCccctccctggggcttcccaatgGCGTctggacccatggactgtaggccatcaggcccttctgtccatgaaattctccaggcaagaatactagaatgggttgtcatttccttctccaggagagtcttccccacctagggatcaaacctgagtttcctgcattttaggcaaattctttactgtctgagccaccagggaagccccctgcctCCATCACCTCCGCAGAAACAAAATGAAGGAGTCGCTAGGAGCTAGGCTGCCTGCCAGCTCCACCACTGTCTGCAACTCAGGGAAAGTCATTaacttccctgggcctcagcttcctcttctgtgaaatggattTCTTCCACATAGGTTGTGGTGAAGCAGGAATGGATTTCTTCACACAAAGTACTTTGGGAGGTGCCTGGCAGAGAGGAGATCCTTGGGAGTGCCAGCTGCTCCCTAGGCCTCTTGCTTTCAAGGCTCCCACCTTTCTCCGTgagggtggccctgcacagctgCATCCAGTGCTCGTCAAGGCACCGGCCTCACCCAGGTGCCACGGGgagggctgctgcccctgactcGCAGGGTGGTCACTCCCCTGACCTGCCCTAGACTCCAGGGGCCGCAGGGTGGGCTGAGAGCACGGGGAGGGCAGGTTGAGTCTGAGGACTGCGGAAGCCGAGCTAAATATACATCTTTGAAATGTGTGTTAACACTCttgtaataaatgaaaatagagtCATTGATGAgacctaaaggaaaccaaccctgaatactcataggaaggactgatgctgaagctgaagctttggccacctgatgtgaagggccgactctttggaaaagaccttgttgctggaaaagattgaggtcaggaggagaagcgggcgagaagaggatgagatggttggatggcatcactgactcagtgcacatgagtttgagcaaactccgggagatagtggaggacagaggagcctggcaggctgctgtctatggggttgcaaagatttgaacacaacttagcgactgaacaacagcaccgAAAAGCAAGGGCTCTACTGATTGCTTTTTGGCCATTAGTAAGACAAGCACAAGTCCTGGAGGACTGGGGGGTGATAGAAAGGGGACTCCCTGCTTGGGAAGGTTGGGAGCTACTGCCTGAGCCCTGGTGCCAGCGGGCCGTTTTCAGCGGTGCCAGAGCCCCCATGGGGAGCAAGCTCTTCTCTGAGACACGGCAGGAACCTCTCCCAGTCTGGTGGGTCACTGTCTCTGCCCAGCCCGTTCTGTTCATCACTGTGCTCAGGGCCCAGCCTTGGCTGCTTGGCTGCCTGCTGAATGCACAGGTCAGTCTGGCTGCCCCAGATCAGGCAGCAGCGCTGTTAGGCTCCTTGCTCTGCCCTGAGATACGGTAACTACAAGTGGCAGTGCTGGCAGCCTTGGCTCCATCCCAGATCTCcagagcaggggtggggtgggtggaaaGTGGGGGTCCACTTTGTTTTTTGACAGCTCTGTGGGTCTAAGCAAAGACTCTCCCTGCCGGGGCTCCAGGCTCTTCCTGGGTCAGGCACTCCCTCCAAAGAGACGAGCTCAATTCTTGTGCTGCACAAGGACCACTGGGCATCTCAGTGACTGGAAAGTGCTGGAGGCACAGAAAGCTCTCGTGTGGGCCGCCGATTCGTACCGGAGGGTTCTGGCCCCCAGGAGGTGTGGCCTTGGCGGGTTCTTTCACTGCAGCCGTGGCTCACCCTCACAGCCACACCGGGCCCTTTGTCCGATTCCTGCATTGGAGCTGCACCCAGGCCCACCTCACCTCCAGCTGCTCCACCAGCTGCATCTCCAGCGTCATGAGCACGTTGAACAGCTCCGTGATGTCCTCGCTGTACTCCACTATCTTTGTCTCTATGCTACTCAGTTCACTCTCCTCTCGGATGGCATTTAAACTCTGCAAACAAAACTGTGCTTTAGGCAGAAATCTACGATGAAGTGTAATTCCTGAAATGACAGGCGATGGTTTGGTTTTGTGGGTCGGAACCTGGATTCTGGGGTTGGCCCACATTCAAGTGTCAGGTCCACCCCCTCCATGCAGGATGGAGGTAGTCAGAGCAGAGGCTCCACCAGCCAGGGACTTATTGGAGGTGGAGGGGACAATAGCTTCAGAGTCACGTGGACCTGAATCAGGACCAGGCTGGGTCACTGTGTGACCTCAAGTAACTCCCATCTCCTTGGGTGCAGGGGCAGAGAGCCTGAGCATCACAAAGCCAGGGGATGGGGTGGCATCTCTGAGGTCTTGGCTCAGTGGGGCTCTGATCAGGGAGGGGTCCACGACCAGCGGGGCAGTGAAGAGGGTTATCACACAAGGTTGGACCCCCACAGTGCCCCGTGAGCACACAGCTGCCAGCGGTAAGCAGACACAGGTCTGTCTGTGAAAAGAGGTGCTAGTGGGCTGGACAGCATGGGTAGTCGGAGCCGCACCCAGTACCAGCCGTTCACTAATGAAGGGCCTGGGGGTTCGGCTGCTGGATGCAATGTCAGTGGAGTGACCCAGCAAGACTGGGGGTGAAGGGTGCTTGTGGTCATGGCCGCCCCATCTGGAGGAAGGTCAGGCTTCTTCCCAAGCTCAAGCCTGACATGAAAGCAAATCCTGACAGAGGGAAgattaacatgtaaaatataaagcCATGAAAGTACCTCAAGAAAGAAATGGGGGGGGGGGCTTTAATAAATAATCTCAGAGTGGAGAAATCCTTTCTAGGtgtgactggaagaaaatattgataatttctactacactattttttaaaattctgaatgtcAGAAGTGCCATAGACATAATGGTAAGACAAATaggaaacaggaaaatatttgcaactcatTTCACTGACATGGGGCTAATTTCTCAATCTATAGAGTTGCTACAAAGtaatctaaacaaacaaacaaaaaagagacagaaataaatcaaaaacCAAATGGGTGAGGGCATATTATAAGAACCTGGAAGAGAAGGCTCGGGTCAGCTGCCTAGTCGGAGGCGACATTTGAACATCGCCATGGTGGGGGCGTCAGCTCTCCCTGAAGACACGCCCCAGACCTGGGAGCTGGGTCAACCAGTGCGCCCGGGGCTCCAGGAGCACTGGCTGGAGGACGTCCAGACATCCCAAGCCCAGTGGCTACAGGGACCCAACGTGATGGGGATGGGGACTGGGAGACTCGGCTGGCCCAGGGGCAGCCGCCAGGGACGCTGGCAACCACAGTTCTGTGAAATCCTCCCGTTTTCAATGTCAGAAAAACGCTCAAAACAGTTTAAAACCCTCTTCAGGCCAAAGGCAATACATGTGTGAACAAACGAGCTCCTGCCCTGAGGTCTGAAGCTCTGGCTGAAGGTGTCTCTCATTAGTGGGAACCCTGGGAGGCCTGTCAGCCTGACCTATGTCACCAGGGGGGGTGGTTTTCCTCCTCTTTAAACTAAGTCCTTAACCAGCTTCTCACTCCTTTAACCTGGATGCTGTGGGGACTCACTGGCTTGCTGTGCCAGTGGTTTTTGGAGGAAAGCAAAGTCCATAGCtttggctgctgctactgctgctaagtcgcttcagtagtgtctgactctgtgcgaccccacagacggcagcccaccaggcttcccgtccctgggattctccaggcaagaacactggagtgggttgccatttccttctccaatgcatgaaagtgaaaagtgacagtgaagtcgctcagtcgtgtccgactcttagcaacctcatggactgcagcctaccaggctcctccgtccatgggattttccaggcaagagtactggagtggggtgccactgccttctccatagcttTGGAGCAGGTCAGTAATCCTGTCTGCAAAAGCAACGTTAACTGAAACCACTCTGCCGGGTACACACGGCCCTGCTTGCGGTGCGGCCCCTCTGCACAGTCTGTGGCTCACCCTGCTGTAGCCCCAGGAGAGGTGCCCAGAGCAGCGCTGACCCCTAGGAGAGGAGGGGGCCTGGCTTCCCAGGCTGGCACTCACGTGCAGTGGTCATCCTCTTTGTTGTGACCACCGGGGTAATGAAACCACCGAGGCAAAAAGTCATGGAGACCCCACTGTGAGCCTGGGATAGTGGAGGAGCTGCAGTGGGTGGGACAGGTAGAAGCCTGAGTTGGTGAACTGGTGAACAGGGACAATGACCAAGGAGGGACTGGGCCTCTGGCAGGTGGGGACCTGCagcgggaggtggggagggggatgggaccCACCAGCAAGTGCTTTTCCTCGAACTTGGCAATCTTGAGCTTGCCCTGCTCCTGGTTTTCCTGGATGGCCTCCTGCACACACTCCATGAAGGTGTCTAGCTCTGCCTTCCGCTTCTCCTGCTGCTTCAGGCCGTACTCAAAAATGTTCAGACAGATGATGACAAACTTATCCTTGTAGGTGAACGACTGTTAAGGAAGCCTGCAGCTGCCCTGGAGGGTGGGCTGCCTGGGGGTAGCCTGCCTGGGGGGTGGGCTGCCTGGGGGTAGCCTGCCTGGGGGATGGACTGCCTGGGGGGTGGGTTGCCTGGGGGGTGGGCTGCTTGCAGTGGACTGCCTGGAGGGTGGACTGCCTGGAGGGTGGGCTGCCTGAGGCTGGACTGCCTGGGGGTTGACTGCCTGGGTGGGTGGGCTACTTGGGGGTAGCCTGCCTGGGGGTGGACTGCCTGGGGGGTGGGCTGCCTGGGGTGGACTGCCTGGAGGGTGGGCTGCCTGGGGGGTGGGCTGCCTGGGGGGTGGACTGCTTAGGGGGTGGACTGCCTGGGAGTGAGCTCCCTGGGGGGTGGGCTGCTTGGGGTAGACTGCCTGGGGGTGGGCTGCCTGGGGGTGGGCTGCCTGGGGAGTGGGCTGCCTGGGGGGCAGGGATCTGCCTGGTGGGTACAGCCAGGTCGGGGTGGCATGTGGGCCTGGAGGCAGAGCCACAGTTGGGATGGAGTATAAGGAGGTGATCGGGCGTCTCCACCCTCAGCCTGAGAATTCAGGGAGGGTCTTGGGTAGGTGGCTATGGTGACAAGTGCCCATCAGTCACATCCTCTGGGGGAAGGGATCAGGCCCAGCCTGCAGCCCCTAACCATGCAACACGTCTCCCTCTGCAAGCTTGACTTCCCCAGCTGCAAGCCGGGTTCTGGGACAGCACCCACCCCGCGGGTGGTGACACGGTTGTAAACACTGGGTGCAGAACACACAGCAGGACCCGGGAACAGCTAGGCTGCATCCCTGGCAACCTGGGCCCTGCCGACCAGACACCCCATGTGTTCTGACCTGGTCCTTGCTGCCCTGGGTGCACTGCCCTGGGGCCCAGAGGGGTAGGGGACTCCCCCTGGACTGGTGGCCGTGATCTGGAAGGATATGCCTCCAGGAGCTCGCCCACTCCGGGCAGGTGGGACAGCTTGCTGCCCTCTACGTCCTCAGCGTACATGCTGTCGAACAGGAAGGTGCCATTTAGCTGCTCCACGAAGGCTGCCTGTGGTCAGAGACACAGCGGGCTTCCTGGGCAGGAccctgtgctaggcactggggcCATGCGTGCCCAGCCCTTGGGAAGGCAGGCAGGGATGAGCAGGCGAAGGGCTGGGTGAGGCCAGAGCTACAGAGGCAGAAAACTGAAGGGTGCCCTCAGCTTGGTCCTGCTGAGCAGGGGCACCCTGGGAGAAATGAGCATTCCCGGGGAGCTGGCCAGTGGGCTTAAGGACCAGGGACTGCTCTGAAAAACCATTCGGCACAGAGTC
It encodes the following:
- the DRC3 gene encoding dynein regulatory complex subunit 3 isoform X1 — protein: MGAGPNETFKVPPPASGPERGRMNRLYDMEPRVMDDDMLKLAVGEQGPREEAGQLAKQEGILFKDVVSLQLDFQNILRIDNLWQFESLQKLQLDNNIIEKIEGLENLTRLVWLDLSFNNIEAIEGLDTLVNLEDLSLFNNRISKIDSLDALVKLQIIYLRRFKALRTLSLSGNPVAEDEDYKMFICAYLPDLVYLDFRRLDDHMKELAEMKHQYSIDELKHRENLMQARLEDEQARREELEEHKAAFVEQLNGTFLFDSMYAEDVEGSKLSHLPGVGELLEAYKDKFVIICLNIFEYGLKQQEKRKAELDTFMECVQEAIQENQEQGKLKIAKFEEKHLLSLNAIREESELSSIETKIVEYSEDITELFNVLMTLEMQLVEQLEETINMFERNIIDLVGLFVENVQSLYPFLEDPPGRHCGPGASARNMVPTTRPTGRRPHSKPKTQRVELLHCLRKMKISGVSSRWPPVGSHAYSLHQSPRHTGRE
- the DRC3 gene encoding dynein regulatory complex subunit 3 isoform X2, translating into MNRLYDMEPRVMDDDMLKLAVGEQGPREEAGQLAKQEGILFKDVVSLQLDFQNILRIDNLWQFESLQKLQLDNNIIEKIEGLENLTRLVWLDLSFNNIEAIEGLDTLVNLEDLSLFNNRISKIDSLDALVKLQVLSLGNNHIGNMMNIIYLRRFKALRTLSLSGNPVAEDEDYKMFICAYLPDLVYLDFRRLDDHMKELAEMKHQYSIDELKHRENLMQARLEDEQARREELEEHKAAFVEQLNGTFLFDSMYAEDVEGSKLSHLPGVGELLEAYKDKFVIICLNIFEYGLKQQEKRKAELDTFMECVQEAIQENQEQGKLKIAKFEEKHLLSLNAIREESELSSIETKIVEYSEDITELFNVLMTLEMQLVEQLEETINMFERNIIDLVGLFVENVQSLYPFLEDPPGRHCGPGASARNMVPTTRPTGRRPHSKPKTQRVELLHCLRKMKISGVSSRWPPVGSHAYSLHQSPRHTGRE